The Vicinamibacteria bacterium sequence ATGAAAACGACGGCGCTCCCGGTGTTGGCGGGGCTCTTCGGCCTCGTTTCCGCCTGCGCTCGTGGAGAGCCGGCTCCCCCGCCGAAGCTCGAATCGAGCCTCGGAGACGAGGTCGACCGGGGAATCGAGCTCTACGAGAAGCGGCAATACGCGGAAGCAGTCACAGTACTCGAGCGCGCCGTCCAAACGAGCGAGGGCGACTCTCGTGCCTGGGAGTATCTGGGGCTCGCGCGCCTTCAATTGAATCGAGTGGACGAATCGCGCAATGCTTTCCAAAGAGCGCTCGAGCTCGACGAACATTCCGCGAACGCTTACTTCGGTCTCGGGCTAGCCGATGGCCATTCGGGCGAGCTCCAGGAGTCGATCCAGAAGTTGAAGCGGGCGGTCGAGCTCGATCCATCACATGCCTATGCGCACTACCACCTCGGACTCGCCTATAACGCCGCGGGAAAGCCGGATCTCACGCTACTCCATTTGAATCGTTTCCTCGAGCTAGCGCCTGAGGCGCCCGAGGCGGGTCAGGTCCGCGACCTGGTCTCGCGTCTGCGCTGACGAGGGTCGGTGTCCACTCCACTCTCGCGGGCGTTGTCCCGAGCGGCGAGAGTGCTTTTCGCTCTGCTGATCCTGTTCGTCTTGAGCCTCGCTCTGCTGCACACGCCTCTCGTTCAGCGGGGGCTCGCACGGTTTCTATCGAGCCAGGCGTCGAGGGCGATCGAAGGGCGTGTCACCGTTGGCGATGTCGCCTATCGTCTTTGGCGCGGCGAAGCGGTCCTCGAGAGCGTCACCGCCGAGTCCGACGCGATGTTACCCGGGCTGTCGTATGAGTTGCGAGCGAGACGGATCGAAGTGCGGCTCCGTACCACGCCGTTGTCGATCACCGTACGGGTCGAATCACCCGAGCTCACGCTCCGTTCGGATGCCCGCTCCCGGTCTTCGAGCGGCGACGACGCCGGATACGCGTCCGCGGAGCCCTTGGAGCCAAGACTTCCCTCCTGGCTCGCCGGTTTGAAGATAGCGGATGGACGGCTGCGATTCGAATCCCGCGGGGACGAGCTCGACGTCGCTTCCATCGACCTCGAGCTCGAGGACTCGCACGAGGGGTATCGTGGCTCGCTCGAGGTCGGCGGGGGGGCCGTCGCCTTTCGCAACGCCCGCTTCGAGCTGAAGCGCGCGGAGCTCGTCGCTTTAGGCGGAGAGGACGGTGCCGAGATACCGAGGGCGCACCTCCAGTTGGACGGCGCCCGGGCGGAAGCAAAGGGCATCGTCGAGCGTCTTCGCCCGCTCGTGTCTCGATTCGACGTCGAGCTCTCCATCGAAGCGTCACTCCTGGGCGTGCTTACATCGAGCTCCCCGATGAAAGGACGTATCTCGAGCCGACTCGTCCTCTCGTTCGGAGACAAGGGTTCCCGTGTCTCTGGGGAGCTCGAGGCTCGCGAGCTCGAGATCGGTCAGATCGGTCCCATCGACGTCGGCGCAGGACTTCGTTTCGAGGACGACGTGCTCGCCATCGCACCCTTCGAGGTCGAAGGCTATCGGGGCACTCTCGACGGAGCGGCCGAGCTCGATTTTCGCCGAGGGGGAACGCAGTCGGTGGAGGTGACGTTCGCGCACGTCTCCCTTGAAAGGATTCTGGACGAGCTTGCCGGCGAGGCGGCGATCGCATCTTCCCTAGAGGGTTCGGTGCGCGCTCGCCTCCAGGATTGGAGTCTCGAGACTCTTGACGGTGAAGCCGAGTTTGCTCTCACCGGTCTCGACGGCCGACATCCGCGGCCTGCGTCCGGCTCCATCTCGGTGAACGCGGAGGACGGAATCATCGCGTTTCGCTCCCGGGAGCTCGATATTGGCCAGGCGGCCACTCGATTGGACGGCACGATCACTCCCAGCGACTTTCGGGTGAACTTCCGTGTTGAGCAGCTCGACCTCGCGACTTTGACGGGCGCGCTTCCAGATTCCATCCCCGCTTCGACCCGAGGAGTCATTGGCTTCGAAGGAACCGCGTCGGGCGACGGTCTCGAGCCCGACGCACTCGACATCGAAGCACGTCTCCTACCGTCGACGTTCGAAACGGGTGAAGAACTCTTCGATCTCCGCGGATGGGCCCGTATTTCCCAGGGTCGACTTCATGTCATCGACCTCGCTCTCGAGAGTCGTTCCGGAACCGGCCGGCTCGAGGCGGGCGGCACGATCGAGCTCGAAAGCGGCCGGCTGAAGGACGTGAGGCTCGCAGGCAAAGAGATCCGGGCACGTTTCGATCCATGGGCCGGCCTCATCGAGCGCATCGACGTCGAGCTCTCGGGACCGCTCGCGAGTCCGTCGGGGAGCCTCGCCCTCGACCTCGCCGGGACATCGATCCGAGGCCGCGAGCTGCCCGCTTTTTCGATCACGGCTCGCTCCAACGGGGAGACCGCAACGGGAGCAGCACGTTATGCCGGAGGCGAGTTTCTGACGGCGGAGCTCCAGCTTCGTCGCAAGTACCCAATCGTCGTGCAACTCGAGCTCGACAGGGCGCCGCTTCCCGAGGCGCTGTCCCTTTGGATCGGAGACGGCGTTCCAGGACCGCGGGTCGTTGCCTCGGGACACGTGAGCGGGCGTGCCGATCTGGCACCATTTTCTCGCGTTTCGTTTCGAGGAAGCGTGGAAACACTCGAGGCCGAGCTGC is a genomic window containing:
- a CDS encoding tetratricopeptide repeat protein translates to MKTTALPVLAGLFGLVSACARGEPAPPPKLESSLGDEVDRGIELYEKRQYAEAVTVLERAVQTSEGDSRAWEYLGLARLQLNRVDESRNAFQRALELDEHSANAYFGLGLADGHSGELQESIQKLKRAVELDPSHAYAHYHLGLAYNAAGKPDLTLLHLNRFLELAPEAPEAGQVRDLVSRLR
- a CDS encoding translocation/assembly module TamB domain-containing protein, encoding MSTPLSRALSRAARVLFALLILFVLSLALLHTPLVQRGLARFLSSQASRAIEGRVTVGDVAYRLWRGEAVLESVTAESDAMLPGLSYELRARRIEVRLRTTPLSITVRVESPELTLRSDARSRSSSGDDAGYASAEPLEPRLPSWLAGLKIADGRLRFESRGDELDVASIDLELEDSHEGYRGSLEVGGGAVAFRNARFELKRAELVALGGEDGAEIPRAHLQLDGARAEAKGIVERLRPLVSRFDVELSIEASLLGVLTSSSPMKGRISSRLVLSFGDKGSRVSGELEARELEIGQIGPIDVGAGLRFEDDVLAIAPFEVEGYRGTLDGAAELDFRRGGTQSVEVTFAHVSLERILDELAGEAAIASSLEGSVRARLQDWSLETLDGEAEFALTGLDGRHPRPASGSISVNAEDGIIAFRSRELDIGQAATRLDGTITPSDFRVNFRVEQLDLATLTGALPDSIPASTRGVIGFEGTASGDGLEPDALDIEARLLPSTFETGEELFDLRGWARISQGRLHVIDLALESRSGTGRLEAGGTIELESGRLKDVRLAGKEIRARFDPWAGLIERIDVELSGPLASPSGSLALDLAGTSIRGRELPAFSITARSNGETATGAARYAGGEFLTAELQLRRKYPIVVQLELDRAPLPEALSLWIGDGVPGPRVVASGHVSGRADLAPFSRVSFRGSVETLEAELRGVDLRAKAPFTFEGDLSHAAVSNLVVAGEKTALEVDGVLALGEDADHDLRVAGVLGLKELEAFAREARVDGEVDLDLRLEGEPGAPSLTGRAILQDGSFLRSPLEVREVHLLLEADDDRITLERLSGKLLGGTLAAEGALDFCAGQTASSALGGELRIDARELDLAPLLEGTEDVQDASLILSALAAVEMGGLHVRELEGTGTISKLLVRVAGKEVTAGPASLRLSDARLEFSPLRFEGEGIDLVTEAEVTLSPNLPWSFTARGDADLALANAFLPEAAASGSVRLDLDASGGRQREELQLTGSAELDGASFRVDQPPLVVSDVEARVMLDSHRMVLERLQGRLGGGTLRAEGFYAPFASGDGERVSIRSNATDVRLEYPEGLRSTTSAELAFQNEGRGYLLSGEVRLREAIYDRDVTVERELLSLLSREAAVIQRQRSFAERIRIDLHAESEDGLRVRNNLAHTSLTADLDATGTLAAPELRGRVNTRAGGTIFFGGRTYELELARVTLDGYPLSAPIVDVSAHTEVGGTPIRLEVTGRTDELSTNLRAPEDPSL